The following proteins come from a genomic window of Ailuropoda melanoleuca isolate Jingjing chromosome 2, ASM200744v2, whole genome shotgun sequence:
- the MLLT11 gene encoding protein AF1q, translated as MRDPVSSQYSSFLFWRMPIPELDLSELEGLGLSDTSIYKIKDSSAGKMTGQATGEQEKNSEGDALLEYSTFNFWRAPIASIHSFELDLL; from the coding sequence ATGAGGGACCCTGTGAGTAGCCAGTACAGCTCCTTTCTTTTCTGGAGGATGCCCATTCCAGAACTGGATCTGTCAGAGCTGGAAGGCCTGGGTCTGTCAGATACATCCATCTACAAGATCAAAGACAGCAGCGCTGGCAAAATGACCGGGCAAGCAACGGGAGAACAGGAGAAAAACTCTGAAGGCGATGCCCTCCTGGAATACAGCACCTTCAACTTCTGGAGAGCTCCCATTGCTAGCATCCACTCCTTTGAATTGGACTTGCTTTAA
- the CDC42SE1 gene encoding CDC42 small effector protein 1 isoform X1, with amino-acid sequence MPGAQRGLRAAQLGAGSGEPLAGSTFAVRAAGTAAVGGGQTPSHGPAWCSASPVQGGAVRPAPGRTGFVIASPPFPPWASPTSAGPPSVPPPRRGVSPGSPHWRARSRSPPPASAARLDAGARQGSASEEDITVCPPAHPALALLAPQGLRH; translated from the exons ATGCCTGGCGCGCAAAGGGGACTGCGGGCAGCGCAGCTTGGGGCCGGCTCAGGAGAGCCCCTCGCGGGCTCCACGTTTGCCGTTCGCGCAGCGGGGACTGCGGCGGTCGGCGGCGGCCAGACCCCCTCCCACGGCCCCGCGTGGTGCAGTGCCTCACCAGTCCAGGGGGGAGCAGTGCGCCCAGCGCCGGGCCGGACGGGTTTCGTAATCGCGTCGCCGCCGTTTCCGCCCTGGGCCAGCCCCACCTCTGCCGGCCCGCCCTCGGTTCCCCCGCCGCGCCGCGGAGTCAGCCCGGGAAGCCCACACTGGCGGGCCCGGAGCCGGAGCCCCCCACCCGCTTCAGCCGCACGCCTCGATGCCGGAGCGCGGCAG GGTTCTGCGTCTGAAGAAGACATAACCGTGTGCCCGCCTGCTCACCCTGCCCTGGCCCTGCTAGCCCCTCAGGGTCTGAGGCACTga